The Pantoea vagans genome contains the following window.
ACTGCATCAGTATGTGCAAAAAGCCTTGCTGTCGTTACAGCAGATCCGCTTGCGCGCGCAGGAGATCGCGCATCAGCAGCATCGTCCACTCAGCATTGCTGCTACACCCGCATTGGCTGCCGGTTTACTGCCGCAGGCGTTGGCGGCGCTGAATTTGCCGAACAAAGTACAAATTCTCAGTGAATCCGCAGAAAAAACCGCCCACGCGGTAATCACCGCAGAGGCCGATATTGGGCTGTGCAGCTTACCGCTGGAGCATCATGCGGTAGAGTTACACTGGATTGGGCAGTCGCAGTGCGTGATTGCGCTACCGGAAGAGGATGAACTGGCGGCGCAGGCAACGTTATCCCTCAGCCAGCTGGCAGGTCGCCGTTTGATCGCCCCCTGGAGCCCGCAACGTCTGCGTGGACGCTATGAAAAAGCGCTGAAGAAGGTGAAAGCACCGCTGTTGGAAACCATCGAAACCAACTCTTCGGCGAATATTCTTGGCTGCGTGCGCGCGGGATTGGGCGTGGCGATCCTTGAACCGGTAACGGGTTGGGGCATGCCGCTGTCAGGCGTGGCGATCCGTCCGATTGAGGAAGACATTCCCTACTTCTTTGGCGTGATTACGCCGCAGGGGCGTCAGATTTCCAGTGCCGCACTGGCGCTGGTGGAGGCGCTGGCAGAGGCTGCGACCCAGCTTCTGCCGGGCTTTGAACGTCTGCCCGCCAGCGAACATCCGCTCATTATGCGGGTGATTAACCAGAACGGATAACCGCGGTCACCATAAATGGTGACCCTACAGCCTTCGCGGTCCTTCGTAGGGTGCGCATTTATGCGCACCGTCTCGCACAATCCCTTTATTTTCAACGCTTATAACTTTTCCGGCATAAGATATAAGAAATCCATTGGTCAAATCCTGAGCGCACTTCTTGACTCCGATTTAGGGCAAGAGGATTATGCGAAAACTTAGTTCTTATTATGCGTATTGATGATTGTTAGCTATCCATTATGTGATTTAAAGATAATTAAAAGGGTCGCTTCATCAACGCATTTTAACCGTTTTCGCTCGCTCTCATGGCGATCGCTGACACCAGGGAAATCTCTCTATGACTTATGCCGCTAAAGGTCTTGCCGCGCTGGAAGCTCAGCTACAACAGGATCTGGAGTTTCTGGAACTGCCTGCCAAATCCTGGGTACCGGAACGCACCTATCTGAGTGCACCGGTGCGCGACGTGGTGGTGATTGGCGCAGGCATGTGCGGGCTGGCGGCACTGGCCAAATTACAATTCACCGGCATCAGTAATGTGGTGGCGTATGACGCCGCACCCGCTGGACTGGAAGGTCCGTGGATCACCTTTGCGCGTATGGAAACCCTGCGCTCACCGAAAACCCTGCACGGTCCGGCACTCGGCTTGGCTCAACTGACCTTCCGCGCCTGGTTTACCGCGCAGTGGGGCAAAGAGGCATGGCAGGAGCTGGACAAAATCCCTAAAGCACAGTGGATGGATTACCTGATTTGGTATCGCAAGGTGCTGAATCTGCCGGTGCATAACAACGTGCGCGTGAGCAATATCGCGCAGGACGGGGATTTGATTGCGCTGGATCTGGACGGTGCCGAAACCGGCCGGGTTTACACGCGTCGTTTGGTGCTGGCCACGGGACGTTCTGGTCTCGGCGGCTTTGCCGTTCCGGATTTCCTGCAAGGCATCGATCGTCAATTCTGGGCGCACTCCGCGGATGACATCGATTTTGCTGCCTTGCAGGGGAAACGTATTGCGGTGATTGGCGCAGGTGCTTCATCGATGGACAACGCCGCCACGGCGCTGGAACAAGGCGCAGGCGCGGTGGATCTGCTGATTCGCCGCAAAGCGATGCCGCGCATCAACAAGATGACCGGTATTGGTAGCCAGGGCGTGGTGCACGGTATGCACCAGCTGCCGGATGCGTGGAAATGGAAGTTTGTCGATTACACCGCCGCCACGCAAACGCCGCCACCACGTTCCTCAACTTTGCGCGTATCGCGTCATGAAAATGCGCGTTTCTTCCTCGATTGCGGCATCAATGCTGTCAAACAGGAAGAGAATGGCCTGCTCATCGAAACTACCCAAGGTGCGCTGCACTACGACTATCTGATTGCCGCCACCGGTTTCACCAACGATTTCCACGGTCGCCCGGAATTTGCGGCTATCGCACCGCATATCCGCAGCTGGTCTGATGGTCGCTATCAGCCAGAAATGGGGAACGCGCGTCACAGCATGCTGGAAGCGCCCGACCTCGGCCCATCATTCGAATTTCGTGAACTGTCGCCAGGCACCTGCCCGATGCTGGCACACATCCACTGCTTTAACGATGCCGCGATGCTGACGCACGGCAAAGTCTCCGGCGATATTCCGGCGGTGAGCGCCGGTGCCGATCGTCTGGTGCGCGGGATTACTGCCTCACTGTTTGCCGAAGACGTGGAGCAGCACTACGCCAACTTACAAGCTTTTGACACCCCTGAACTGCAGGGCGATGAATGGGTGGACTCAACCCCCTTACTCAAACAGGAGAACGCGTTGTGAGCGACGCTATTGATCAAGCAGCCGGATTAACACCAGAAGATGCGTTGTATCAAACGCGCCGCCTGCGCCCCGAATTTGTTGTGGGTGCGGAAGCGTGCCGTGTATCAGTACTTACGCCGGAAGACGATCAGGGTCTGCCTGCGGATCTGCGTCTGGCGCTGGCGCAGCGTATGGCGGTGCTGAATTACGATGCGCCGCTGCAACGCGATTATCAGGCACAGCTGGCGGCGTTAAACCCGTCTGAAGCTCTGCTGGCGCTGGCCTCGGGTTGCGCCGTAGCGGAAGAGCCGCTGGCGACCATTGCACGTCATGCCGACATGGTGACGCAGCAGCCAATTCAGGCCACCGAGCAGCATATCCGCCTGCTGGAACAGGCCGGTTTGAGCAATCCGCAAATCGTCGCGCTCTCTGAACTGATTGCCTTTGTTAACTTCCAGACGCGCGTTGCGGCTGGCTTACGTCTGCTGAGGTCTGCATGATTCCGTCGGTTAATCTCAAGCCTTTGCACTGGCATCCTTACATTCAGCCCGTGGACGTCGAACAAGCGACGCCGGCCCAGCTGGATGCGATGAAGGTGACGCCATCCAACAAGAAGATCTCCGAGTACGTGCGCACGCTGGTGCACGATCCGGAGAGCTACACCGCACGTACCGGGTTGTTCAACGCGATTATGTATGTCGAAGGCGGTCTCGATCGTGCCGATCGTGAACTGGGCGCGTTGGGGGCATCGATCGTGAACGGCTGCCGCTACTGCGCCGTGGTACATGCGCGCCGCCATGCGCAGCTGGCCGACAGTGACGCGGTGGTCAGTGCCATCTATTTTGATAGAGCGGATGTGTTAGGTGAACGTGATGCGGCGATCTACCACTTTGCTCGTCGTTTATCGGTCACGCCATCAGAAGCCACGCCGGAAGATGTAGCGGCACTGCGCGCGGTCGGTATGAACGATCAGGAGATTATCGATCTGATCCACGCCATTGCCATTTTCGGCTGGGCCAACCGTCTGATGCATGTGCTCGGCCATGCTGACCTGAACAAATAAGGGCTGCACCAGATGTTAGAACTCAACAATATTACGCTCTCTTATGGCAGCAACCCGATCCTGAAAGGTGTCGATCTGTCGGTTAAACGCGGCGATGTAGTGTCGATCATCGGGCCAAGTGGCACCGGCAAAACCACGTTGCTGCGCTGCATTAACTACTTGGCCAAGCCCTCTGCGGGCACTATCCAACTGGATCAGATCCGTATGGATTACCAGTCGCCAGATAAAGCGGCGATCCAGGCGATCCGTTTGCGCACCGCCATGGTGTTTCAGCAATTCAACGTGTTCAAAAACATGACGGTGCTGGAAAACGTGATGGATCCACTGATCGTGATCCAGCGTAAAACCAAACAGCAAGCGCGCGATATTGCCGTGCAGGAGCTGGAGCGTGTGGGCTTGGGTGCCAAGCTCGATCACTATCCGTCGCAGCTGTCTGGCGGCCAGTTACAGCGTACCGGTATCGCGCGTGCCCTGGCGGTACGTCCAGATGTGATGCTGTTTGATGAACCGACCTCATCGCTCGATCCTGAGCTGGTGGGGGAAGTGCTGAAAGTGATTAAAGATGTGGCGTCTTCTGGCATTACCTCGCTGCTGGTAACGCACGAGATGCAGTTCGCAAAAAGCATCTCGAATCGCATTGTGTTTATGGATCAAGGTGTGGTGGCCGCGCAGGGCAGTCCGGCAGAGATGTTTGATAACCCAACCCTGCCGCGCCTTGCACAGTTCCTCAGTAGTGAACGAGCATTCTAATAATTAAAGGAATCAAAGACATGCCTGCAATCAAAACCACATTACGTCGCCTGGCCGCGCCTGGCATCATCGCGTTAGCCCTGATCAGCGGTAACAGCTTCGCTGACGCGGTCCGTACCATTAAAATTGCTACCGCAGCCGAATCCAAACCGCTGTCATGGGGCGCGATTGGTCACGAGCCGCAAGGCTATGAGCCGGACGTGCTGAAAGCTATCAACGCTAAACTGCCGCAGTACAAATTTGTCATGGAAGGCGCGGCAGACATCGCGCAGGAAACCGGCCTCGTGACCGGCAAGTACGACATGGCGACCGGCGGTTACTACAAGGCGCCTGCACGCAGCAAACAGTTCCTGATCCCCGATGCACCGATCGGTGCCAGCCTGATGAAGATCTACAGCCGCAGCGATAGCAATATCAACGGTATGAAAGATCTGGTCGGCAAGAATATCGTGCCAGTGACCGCAGGCGGTGGCGTGTATAAGTTCGTCACCCAGTGGCAGCAGGATAACCCGAATGACAAAATCACCATCAAAGCTTCCAGTGCTGGCGTGCCTTACCCGGATCGTCTGAAAGAAGTACAGAACGGTAAATACGATGCGCTGATCTTGCCTTCAAACCTCGGTGAACAGACGGTGATCGACAACCAGAAGCTGGCGATCAAAGCCAGTGAGCCAGTGGTGATCAACAACACTTATGTGCTGATCCACCGTTCTGCTGAAAACCAGGCGCTGAACGATGATGTGAACAAAGCGCTGAAAGAACTGAAAGATGACGGCACGCTGGATAAGCTGGCGCAGAAGTGGTTCGGCGAAGAAGTGACGAAGTACATGAAGTAACAGATTCACTGCGCCCGGTCTTAATCCGGGCGCATGCTGTCCTTTTTAGCAGGAGTGTTTCACCGTGAATCTATCCTCCATGATTCCTGAACTGCTGTCGGCGCTGCCTTTGACGCTCGGCATCATGTTTGTCGCGATGATTGCCGGGTTCTTTCTGGCGCTGATCGCCACGGTTTTTCGCGTGCGCCGCATCCCGGTGATCAGCCAACTGGCCGATCTCTATGTTTCCTACGCGCGCAGCGTACCGGTGGTATTACAGCTGTTTGTCGCCTTTTACGGCATGCCGCTGATCACCGATAACTTTGGTTTTGGTGACTTCTTTACCGCCAACGTGGCGGCGATGATCGGCCTGAGCCTGTATCACGGCGGCTATCTGTCGGAAGTGATGCGCCCGGCGTACCTCGCCGTGGAACGGGGTCAGCACGATGCCACCGACAGCCTCGGTTACAGCTTCCGCCAGAAAATGCTGCGTGTGATTGGGCCACAAGCGGTGCACTTCGCACTGCCTGGTTACGGCAATGCGATTATCTATCTGATTCATAACGTGGCGCTGGTGATGTACATCGGGGCGGCGGATGTGATGGCGACCGCGCACTTAATTATGGAACGCGATTACAACCAGTATCAGTTCGGCACCTATCTGGTGTTGGCGGTGCTCTATTCACTGCTGTGCGGTGTGGCCTGGTTGATCATTCGTTTCTTCGAACAACGTCATGCGAAGTACAGCTCGAAGTCTGCGGCGCGCGTGAAGTTCACCACCAGCGTCTGAGTAGGGGAGAAAAACCATGTTTGATGCTGAGGTTTTGCTGCCGGACTTCTGGAGCATTCTCGATGCTGTGCCGGTGACGCTGCTGATGGCGGTGACGGTCTTTATCTGTTCGACGCTGCTCGGTGGTTTGTTCGCGTTTATTGAACATCGCCGTATTCCGGTGCTGCGTCAGTTAGTCATCACCTACAAAATCGCCTTCAAAGGCGTACCGATGGTGGTGGTGATTTTCCTCGCCTATTACGGCTTGCCACCGGCACTGCACTTTGTTGCCACGCTGTTTGGTGTTGAGGTCAATGCCCATTCGCTGCCGAACTGGGTGATCATCATTGTGGCGCTGAGTGCCTGCGTAGCGGCATTCCAGGCTGAAGTATGGAAAGGTGCGCTGAACTCGTTCGACAGTGGGCAATCCGATGCGGCCTTATCGCTGGGTTACAGCGGGGGTCAGCTGTTCCGCAGGGTGATGTTCCCACAGATTATCGTGGCGGCGATCCCTGATTTGGCGAATGCTTTTATGGTGATCATGAAGGCACTGTCGCTGGCGTTTGCCATCGAAGTGGTGGATATCTTTGCTCAGGCGCAGCTCACTGCGGCACTGAACTTCTACTACCTTGAAGCCTTCCTGATCGCGGTGGTGTTCTACATGGTGATTGCCTATGTGGTCACCAAGATCGCCGATAAGATCGAGGCAGCACTGCGCGTGCGCACCTGAGGTTCATGATATTGATGCGAAAACGGCAGCCCAATGTGGCTGCCGTTTTTTTTGGATAATGAACACTCCTTGCTTTCATTTTGCAAGTTACTTGCAAAATGAAAGTGACTTTGCGACAGTATTCCGCATCCAATCTCCTGCAGAATACCTCTCATGAAAAACGAACCGCTTTACCATATGCCTTGCCCTATTGCCCGCAGCTTGGGTCGCGTCGGAGATGGCTGGAGCATGCTGATCATGCGCGACGCGCTGGCTGGCTTTACCCGCTTTGACGAGTTCCAGAAAAGCAGCGGCGTTGCGCCTAACATCCTGTCGCGTCGCCTGAAAGAACTGGTGGAAGATGGTTTGCTGCAGAAGGTGTGCTATAGCACCACGCCAGCGCGTTACGAATATCATCTGACTCACGCCGGACGTGATTTGCGCGGCGTGATTCTGGCGCTGGCCGAGTGGGGCAGCACGCACTTTTCGCCGGAAGGGCGTCAGATGCAGCTGGTGGAAACCGCCACCCAGCGCCCGGTGAAACTGCAACTGGTCGATAGCGAGAATGGCCAGCCGCTGACGCTGGATAAATACCAAATGGTGCCGGGCCCGGCAGCGGTGCCAATGATGCACTATCGCCATGACTATCTGCAGAAAAAACGCGCTGGTGATACCACGCAGAAATTCACACCGCCTGCGCTGGCAGAGAAGCAATCATGACACTCACGCGCAAAAAATCGGCGCTGCTGTTAGCGCTGACGCTGGGTGGTATGGCACTGGCAGGCTATGGCTATTACTGGTGGCATACGGCGCGCTTTATGCCTTCGACTGACGATGCCTACGTTGGGGCAGATATCAGCGCGATCTCGGCGAAAGTCCCAGGTTATATTCACACCCTGGCGGTGCAAGACAACGCCAGGGTGAAAAAGGGCGATCTGCTGGTACAACTGGATAACCGGGATTATCTGGCGGCGCTGGATCAGGCGGCGGGTGAAGTCGCCGCACAGCAAGCCGCGTTAAGTGATATCGCGGCGACGCGCCAGTTACAGCTCGCCACCATTGCCGGTACGCACGCTTCATTGTTGGCGGCACAGGCGGTGACGCAGAAAACCACCTCGGATCAACGTCGTTACAGTGCGCTGGCAAGCAGTTCCGCGGTGTCGCAACAGATTCGCGACCATGCGCAAGCGGATTACCATCAGGCCATAGCCGAAGAGAGCAAAAGCCGCGCCGATACCCGCGTTGCCGAGCGCCAGTTGCAGGTATTAGACGCACGCGAGCAGCAGGCGAAGGCGGCGTTAGTGCAAGCCCAGGCGGGACTGGCGATGGCGAAGCTCAATCTTGAGTACACGGAAATCCGCGCCCCGTTTGATGGCGTGGTCGGCAATCGTCGCGCGTGGTCAGGCTCCTATGTCAGCAGCGGTACGCAACTGCTGTCGCTGGTGCCGGCACAGGGATTGTGGGTCGATGCCAATTTCAAAGAGAGCCAGCTGGCGGATATGCGCCCCGGACAGGCGGCCCGCATTGTGGCGGATGTCTTACCCGGCCGCACGTTCAACGGCCATGTCGGCAGTTTGTCACCGGCCACCGGCTCGCGCTTTAGCATTCTTCCGGCGGAAAACGCCACGGGCAATTTCACTAAGATCGTCCAGCGCGTGCCGGTGCGTATTGTATTGGATGGCGATGCGGCTCTGCTCGGCCTGCTGCGTCCGGGTTTATCCGTCACGGTGACGGTTGATGAGAGAAACATGCGATGAGCAGCGTGGCCGCGCCGCTGATGGCTCCGGCAGAGATGCCGGTAAGCAAGAAGGTGTTCGCCTTCGCTACCATGTGCATCGGTATGTTTATTGCCCTGCTGGATATCCAGATTGTTTCGGCATCGCTGCGGGATATTGGCGGCGGATTATCAGCCGGCGATGATGAAACCGTGTGGGTGCAAACTAGCTATCTGATCGCGGAGATCATCATTATTCCGCTCTCCGGTTGGCTGGCGAGCGTGATGTCAACGCGCTGGTTGTTTGCTGCCTCGGCCTGTGGCTTTACGCTGATGAGCCTGCTGTGCGCCTGGGCGTGGAACATCCAGAGCATGATCGCCTTCCGTGCCTTACAGGGGCTGGCGGGCGGATCGATGATCCCGCTGGTCTTCACCACCGCCTTTGCATTTTTTCACGGTAAGCAACGCGTGATTGCTGCCGCCACCGTGGGTGCACTGGCCTCGTTAGCGCCAACGCTGGGGCCAACGGTCGGCGGATGGATTACCGATAACTTAAGCTGGCACTGGCTGTTTTATATCAACATTATTCCCGGCATTTACATCACTATTGCCGTGCCGCTGTTGGTCAGGATCGACACGCCTAATCGCGAACTGCTGCGCGGCGCGGATTACTTCAGCATTTTGTTGTTGGCACTGTCGCTGGGGTGTCTGGAATATACGTTAGAAGAGGGCCCGCGCTGGGGCTGGTTTGACGACAGCACCATTACCACCACCGCTTGGATCGCCTTGGTGTGCGGCGTATTCTTTGTGATCCGCACGCTTAATCATGCGAAGCCGATCATGGATCTGCGGGCGCTGAAAGATCCGGGCTTTACCCTTGGTTGCTATTTCTCGTTTATGGCGGGGGTCGGGATCTTCGCCACCATTTACCTCACGCCGCTGTTTCTCGGCCAGGTACGTGGCTTTAGCGCACTGGAGATCGGGCTGGCGATCTTCTCTACCGGCATCTTTCAGATCTTATCGATCCCCTTCTATGCGTGGCTGGCGAATCGCGTCGATTTGCGCATTTTGCTGGCCTTTGGGCTGATGAGTTTTGGCTTGTCGATGTTTTTCTTTGTGCCCATCACCCATGACTGGGGCGCAAAAGAGCTGCTGTTTCCGCAAGCCTTTCGCGGCATGGCACAGCAGTTTGCCGTAGCGCCCACGGTCACACTGACACTCGGCAGCTTGCCGCCAGCAAGACTAAAATTAGCCTCAGGACTGTTTAATCTGATGCGCAACCTCGGCGGTGCCATCGGTATCGCACTGTGCGGCACCGTGCTGAACGACCGTACCAATCTGCATTACAGCCGCCTCGCTGACCATCTCAACAGCGCCAGCCTGTCACTCGGTGACTATCTGCAGTCGCGTACCGCAGCCCTGATTCTCAACGGATTAAGCCCGGATGCCGCGCACACGGCGGCGCTGCAATCACTGGCTTCACTCACCCTGCGCGAAGCGCGGACGCAGGCTTTCTCGGACGCATTCTGGCTAATTATGGTCGGATTCTGTATCGCCGCGCTGCTGGTTCCCTTTATGAAAAAGCCCGCGGCTTAAGGAGTTATCAATGAAACGTATTGTGATTACAGGTATGGGGCTGGTTTCGCCGCTTGGCTGCGGGACCGAAGCCGTATGGCAGTCACTGCTGGCCGGGAAATCCGGTATCAGCGCTTTGCCGGAAGAGATGGTGCAGGATATCAGCTGCAAAATTGCCGGGCAGGTGCCAACGCTGGAGCAAGATCCACAGCATGGTTTCGATCCCGAACGCGTGATCGCGCCGAAAGATCGCAAGAAAATGGATCGTTTTATTGAGTTTGCTTTAGTCGCGGCGCACGAGGCGCTGACGCAAGTCAACTGGTTCCCGCAGGATGAGGCGCTGCGCCAGCGTACCGCCACGGTGATCGCCACCGGAATCGGCGGCTTCAACGAAATCGCCAATGCGGTGGAAACCACCGCCAATCGCGGTCCACGTCGGCTGTCGCCCTTCACCATTCCGTCATTCCTCGCCAATCTGGCGGCGGGACATGTGTCGATTGCGCATGGTTTCCGTGGCCCAATTGGGGCGCCGGTCACGGCCTGTGCCGCGGGCGCTCAGGCGATTGGTGATGCTGCACGACTGATCCGCAGCGGAGAGGCGGATATTGCGCTGTGCGGCGGCACGGAAGCTGCAATCCATCGCGTCAGCCTGGCCGGTTTTGCCGCCGCGAAAGCGATGTCAGGTGGTTTTAACGATCGTCCTGAACAAGCATCACGACCTTTTGACCGCGATCGTGACGGTTTCGTGATGGGGGAAGGCGCTGGCTTGCTGGTGATTGAATCACTTGAGCATGCGCAGGCGCGCGGTGCGACACCACTGGCAGAGCTTGTCGGTTACGGCACCAGCGCTGATGCTTACCACCTCACCGCCGGGCCGGAAAGCGGTGAGGGCGCTCGCCGTGCCATGGAAGCCGCGCTGGCGCAGGCGGGGATTACGCCTGCAGATGTGCAGCATATCAATGCGCACGCCACCTCCACGCCAGTAGGTGACAAAGGCGAGCTGACGGCGATCCGCACGTTGTTTGCCGGTAGTGATGTGGCGATCACCTCGACCAAATCGGCCACTGGGCATCTGCTGGGTGCGGCCGGTGGAGTCGAAGCGATCTTCTCGATCCTGGCATTGCGGGATCAGATTGCGCCACCGACCCTCAATCTGTTGCATCCCGATGAAGCCGCCGCCGGGCTGAATCTGGTGGCGTTAAAACCGCAGCCGATGACGATGCAACATGTGCTGTCGAACGGTTTCGGTTTTGGCGGCGTGAATGCCAGTTTGCTGTTTAAAGGCTGGGGGTAGCGGATAGGTTGGCTAACAATATTGTGCGGTCATCGGGCAGGTCGCCATAAATGACGACCCTACAAACACAGTAGGGTGCGCATTTATGCGCTCTAGGCCAATAACCGCACAGTACCCAATGGCGCATTTATGCGCACCTGGCTGCTATCAGCGCTTACCCAACGCTTCCCACAATCCCATCAGATAGGTGGTACCCAGCGCACGGTCATACAGGCCATAACCCGGACGGCCCGTCTCGCCCCAGATAAAGCGGCCGTGATCTGAACGGATGTAGCCATCAAAGCCATTGTCATACATCGACTGCAGCACTTTATACATATCCAGCGAGCCGTATTCAGTTGGATGCGCGCACTCGTAGAAATCTTTATCCTGAATAATCTTGATGTTACGCACATGGGCAAACGGAATGCGTTTGCGGCGGGAGAACTCCGCCAGGATGCCATACACATCGTTCTGCGGATCTTCCGCAATCGAACCGGTACACAGCGTAATACCGTTGGCCTCGGAATCCACCACGTTACAGATCCAATCCAGATCTTCGCGGTTTTTCACAATGCGCGGCAGACCGAAGATCGAATACGGTGGATCGTCAGGATGGATCGCCATCTTCACGCCCACTTCCTCACACACCGGTATAACTGCTTTGAGGAAGTAAGCCAGGTTTTCACGCAGCTTCGCGTCATCAACATCTTTATATTGCGCAAACAGATCCTGCACTTTCGCCAGACGCTCAGGCTCCCAGCCTGGCAGGGCGAAACCGTTGGAGTTGCCCAACACTTCTTGCACCACTTCGTCGAGGCTTTTATCGATGCCTTTCTTCTCGAACGCCATGGTGAGTGAGCCATCCGGCAACACATAGTTCATGTCGGTCTTCATCCAGTCAAACACCGGCATGAAGTTGTAGCAGATGACTTTCACGCCCACTTCAGCGAGGTTACGGATGCTCTGCTTATAGTTCTCGATGTACTGATCGCGGCTTGGCAGGCCGATCTTGATGTCATCGTGAATGTTAACGCTTTCGATCACTTCGACGGTCAGACCTGCACCATGCACCTGATCAACCAGCGCTTTAATCTTGTCCTTCGGCCAGGTTTCCCCGACGGGCACATCATAGAGTGCGCCCACCACGCCGCGTACGCCCGGCACCTGGCGAATATATTCCAGCGAAACTTTGTCTTCTTTCGGACCAAACCAACGCATTGTCAGTTGCATAATCTCATCCACCGTTATCGTGTTGCTGCGATAACTGTTAAACTACCATTCTAGTAAACATGATGACAGCACCGTGCACCGAATATCGCTTGATCCGCGTCACAGATCATCATTTCTCCCTCAATAAGCCGTTTTTCCTTGGATGATGTGCAGTTCGACTGCCATCTCACCATAAAGAAAGTTTTGTTCACTGATTTATAGGGATTATTTCGCCGTAACCTCTGAGGTCGGCGCAATTTGCCGCTGCTAATCGGCTTTTCATTTGTTTTATTTACAGAAACTTCCTGGCAGGCAAAATAGCTTTTATTTCCTCTCCGTCATCCATCATGTCCGAAGAAGCGCTGCGTCAGCAGATTCAGAACCTGAAAAAGCATAATGCGCGCTTAAAGCGCATAGCGCATGACGCGCGTAATAAGCTGAGTGCGGCGCTGGATGGAACCGGTTTATGTTTGTGGCAGCTGGATATTCCCAGCGGCAAGCTGGTGATTTTTAATCGTCGCTGGGGCTCCATGCTGGGCTTCCAACCCAAAGAGACCAAAGCGCAATTTGAGGTCTGGCGTGAACGCCTGCACCCCGACGATGCGGATGAGGTGTTG
Protein-coding sequences here:
- the uxuA gene encoding mannonate dehydratase, giving the protein MQLTMRWFGPKEDKVSLEYIRQVPGVRGVVGALYDVPVGETWPKDKIKALVDQVHGAGLTVEVIESVNIHDDIKIGLPSRDQYIENYKQSIRNLAEVGVKVICYNFMPVFDWMKTDMNYVLPDGSLTMAFEKKGIDKSLDEVVQEVLGNSNGFALPGWEPERLAKVQDLFAQYKDVDDAKLRENLAYFLKAVIPVCEEVGVKMAIHPDDPPYSIFGLPRIVKNREDLDWICNVVDSEANGITLCTGSIAEDPQNDVYGILAEFSRRKRIPFAHVRNIKIIQDKDFYECAHPTEYGSLDMYKVLQSMYDNGFDGYIRSDHGRFIWGETGRPGYGLYDRALGTTYLMGLWEALGKR
- a CDS encoding DHA2 family efflux MFS transporter permease subunit, translating into MSSVAAPLMAPAEMPVSKKVFAFATMCIGMFIALLDIQIVSASLRDIGGGLSAGDDETVWVQTSYLIAEIIIIPLSGWLASVMSTRWLFAASACGFTLMSLLCAWAWNIQSMIAFRALQGLAGGSMIPLVFTTAFAFFHGKQRVIAAATVGALASLAPTLGPTVGGWITDNLSWHWLFYINIIPGIYITIAVPLLVRIDTPNRELLRGADYFSILLLALSLGCLEYTLEEGPRWGWFDDSTITTTAWIALVCGVFFVIRTLNHAKPIMDLRALKDPGFTLGCYFSFMAGVGIFATIYLTPLFLGQVRGFSALEIGLAIFSTGIFQILSIPFYAWLANRVDLRILLAFGLMSFGLSMFFFVPITHDWGAKELLFPQAFRGMAQQFAVAPTVTLTLGSLPPARLKLASGLFNLMRNLGGAIGIALCGTVLNDRTNLHYSRLADHLNSASLSLGDYLQSRTAALILNGLSPDAAHTAALQSLASLTLREARTQAFSDAFWLIMVGFCIAALLVPFMKKPAA
- the fabF gene encoding beta-ketoacyl-ACP synthase II translates to MKRIVITGMGLVSPLGCGTEAVWQSLLAGKSGISALPEEMVQDISCKIAGQVPTLEQDPQHGFDPERVIAPKDRKKMDRFIEFALVAAHEALTQVNWFPQDEALRQRTATVIATGIGGFNEIANAVETTANRGPRRLSPFTIPSFLANLAAGHVSIAHGFRGPIGAPVTACAAGAQAIGDAARLIRSGEADIALCGGTEAAIHRVSLAGFAAAKAMSGGFNDRPEQASRPFDRDRDGFVMGEGAGLLVIESLEHAQARGATPLAELVGYGTSADAYHLTAGPESGEGARRAMEAALAQAGITPADVQHINAHATSTPVGDKGELTAIRTLFAGSDVAITSTKSATGHLLGAAGGVEAIFSILALRDQIAPPTLNLLHPDEAAAGLNLVALKPQPMTMQHVLSNGFGFGGVNASLLFKGWG
- a CDS encoding HlyD family secretion protein; this translates as MTLTRKKSALLLALTLGGMALAGYGYYWWHTARFMPSTDDAYVGADISAISAKVPGYIHTLAVQDNARVKKGDLLVQLDNRDYLAALDQAAGEVAAQQAALSDIAATRQLQLATIAGTHASLLAAQAVTQKTTSDQRRYSALASSSAVSQQIRDHAQADYHQAIAEESKSRADTRVAERQLQVLDAREQQAKAALVQAQAGLAMAKLNLEYTEIRAPFDGVVGNRRAWSGSYVSSGTQLLSLVPAQGLWVDANFKESQLADMRPGQAARIVADVLPGRTFNGHVGSLSPATGSRFSILPAENATGNFTKIVQRVPVRIVLDGDAALLGLLRPGLSVTVTVDERNMR